From Weissella confusa, a single genomic window includes:
- the gap gene encoding type I glyceraldehyde-3-phosphate dehydrogenase, protein MTVKIGINGFGRIGRLAFRRILELKDTADDIEVVAINDLTNPAMLAYLLKYDSTHGTLNAEVSADEEGIIVDGKKIRVYAERNAADLKWVANDGVEIVLESTGFYTSAEKSQAHLDAGAKKVLISAPAGNIPTVVYGVNQDTLTSDDHIVSAGSCTTQSLAPLANALDKEFGIEIGLMTTVHAFTSTQMILDGPKGSKFRSNRTASANTIPHSTGAAKAIGLVVPSVAGKLDGHAQRVGVVDGSVTELTTVLSKTVTAEEVNNAVKKYVNDSFGVNEDEIVSSDIIGDTHGAVFDPTLTKVITVGDKQLVQTAAWYDNEYGFTSNMIRTLLHLATL, encoded by the coding sequence ATGACTGTTAAGATTGGTATCAACGGTTTCGGCCGTATTGGTCGTTTGGCCTTCCGTCGCATCCTTGAGTTGAAGGATACTGCGGACGACATCGAAGTTGTTGCAATTAACGATTTGACTAACCCTGCTATGTTGGCATACTTGTTGAAGTATGACTCAACGCACGGTACTTTGAACGCTGAAGTTTCAGCTGACGAAGAAGGTATCATCGTTGATGGTAAGAAGATCCGCGTTTACGCTGAGCGTAACGCAGCTGACTTGAAGTGGGTTGCTAACGATGGTGTTGAAATCGTTTTGGAGTCTACTGGATTCTACACTTCAGCAGAAAAGTCACAAGCTCACTTGGATGCAGGTGCAAAGAAGGTCTTGATCTCAGCTCCAGCTGGAAACATCCCAACGGTTGTTTACGGAGTTAACCAAGACACTTTGACTTCAGATGATCACATCGTATCAGCTGGTTCATGCACGACGCAATCATTGGCTCCATTGGCTAACGCATTGGACAAGGAATTTGGTATCGAGATCGGTTTGATGACGACGGTTCACGCCTTCACTTCAACGCAAATGATCTTGGACGGTCCTAAGGGATCAAAGTTCCGTTCAAACCGTACTGCTTCAGCAAACACGATTCCTCACTCAACTGGTGCCGCTAAGGCTATCGGTTTGGTTGTTCCTTCTGTTGCAGGTAAGTTGGACGGTCACGCACAACGTGTTGGTGTTGTTGACGGTTCTGTTACTGAGTTGACGACTGTATTGTCAAAGACTGTAACTGCCGAAGAAGTTAACAACGCTGTTAAGAAGTATGTCAACGATTCATTTGGTGTAAACGAAGACGAAATCGTTTCATCAGACATCATCGGCGACACGCACGGTGCTGTATTTGACCCAACTTTGACTAAGGTCATCACTGTTGGTGACAAGCAATTGGTTCAAACTGCTGCATGGTACGACAACGAATACGGTTTCACTTCAAACATGATCCGTACGTTGTTGCACTTGGCAACTCTCTAA
- a CDS encoding alpha/beta hydrolase: MRKRWLMLILGLLSVLLITMAIVGLRWSQSKTTTNQRIFNSRMTPTILIPGSSASQNRFDQLIAQLNKGDNKHSLVKVTVKTDNSMVTTGKVRNGDLAPYFVVAFENNHDGYANIKKQASWFNEALQMLQKKYRFRQFQAIGHSNGGLIWTRFLEKYYDNDSQHINVLMTIGTPYNFEETNSKNRTQMLQDFIKERDELPSDLTVYSIMGTETYDDDGIVPEQSVQTGKFIFQKQVAHFTEITVTGDDAQHSDLPQNQQIVDLIQQYVLPRNQDVPGNRK, from the coding sequence ATGCGTAAACGCTGGTTAATGTTAATACTAGGATTACTAAGCGTCCTCTTGATTACAATGGCGATTGTTGGGCTTCGTTGGAGTCAGAGCAAAACGACGACAAATCAACGAATCTTTAACTCACGCATGACGCCAACGATTTTAATTCCGGGGTCATCAGCTTCGCAGAATCGGTTTGATCAGCTAATTGCCCAACTGAATAAGGGTGACAATAAGCACAGCCTAGTGAAGGTGACGGTTAAGACTGATAATTCAATGGTCACGACTGGAAAGGTGCGTAATGGTGATTTAGCACCGTATTTTGTGGTGGCATTTGAGAATAATCATGATGGTTATGCCAATATAAAAAAGCAGGCCAGCTGGTTTAATGAAGCTTTGCAGATGCTGCAGAAGAAATATCGTTTCCGTCAATTTCAAGCCATCGGGCATTCGAATGGTGGCTTAATTTGGACGCGCTTTTTGGAAAAGTATTATGATAACGATAGTCAGCATATCAACGTGCTCATGACCATCGGGACGCCATACAACTTTGAAGAAACAAATTCTAAGAACCGCACGCAAATGTTGCAGGATTTTATTAAAGAACGTGACGAATTACCGAGCGATTTAACCGTGTATTCAATTATGGGAACTGAAACCTATGACGATGATGGCATTGTGCCAGAACAGTCGGTACAAACCGGCAAATTCATCTTCCAAAAACAGGTTGCCCATTTTACTGAAATTACAGTGACTGGGGATGACGCACAGCACTCTGATTTGCCACAAAATCAACAAATTGTCGATCTGATTCAGCAGTATGTACTGCCTAGGAATCAAGATGTGCCAGGCAATCGGAAATAG
- a CDS encoding helix-turn-helix domain-containing protein, whose translation MASSEGKEIMGRNIKRLIKQREITAARLAEIVGVSTATISDWSNGKTYPRIDKIEAMAEYFGVSKSDLVEDPDKVSTAVATDEPVLMAAHWGLDISGLPDEDRHRVIDRAKAYIEGLIADYEDRNAK comes from the coding sequence ATGGCATCATCAGAAGGTAAGGAGATTATGGGGCGAAACATTAAGCGCCTAATCAAGCAACGAGAAATTACAGCGGCCCGTTTGGCTGAAATCGTTGGTGTTTCAACGGCGACGATTTCTGATTGGTCAAACGGTAAGACGTACCCACGTATCGATAAGATTGAAGCAATGGCTGAATACTTTGGTGTGTCAAAGTCTGACCTAGTTGAAGATCCAGATAAGGTTTCAACGGCCGTTGCGACTGATGAACCAGTTTTGATGGCAGCACACTGGGGCTTGGATATTTCAGGATTGCCTGACGAAGATCGTCACCGTGTTATCGACCGTGCCAAGGCATATATTGAAGGATTGATTGCTGACTACGAGGACCGCAATGCGAAGTAA
- the pgk gene encoding phosphoglycerate kinase produces MAKLTVEDLELKGKKVLMRVDFNVPLKEENGEVVVSNDNRIVAALPTIKYVLDNGGRAILFSHLGRIKSEDDKKGLSMKPVAQRLADLLGQPVTFVPATEGKELEDAIAGLEDGQVLIFENTRFEDVVNGEEVKRESKNDPELGKYWASLGDVFVNDAFGTAHRAHASNVGIASNIAQTAAGFLMEKEIKFLGGAVENPERPFVAIIGGAKVSDKITIIENLLKKADKVIVGGGMAFTFDAANGKAIGNSLFEEDKVALAKQLIEEAGDKLVLPVDAVAADKFANDADTYIAEDGIKDGYMGLDAGPKSIELFKSVLSDAKTVVWNGPMGVFEMPNFAKGTLAIGEELVKVTKENGATTIVGGGDSTAAVQQLGVADQLSHISTGGGASLEYLEGKTLPGIAAISEK; encoded by the coding sequence ATGGCTAAGTTGACTGTTGAAGACTTGGAATTGAAGGGTAAGAAGGTTTTGATGCGTGTTGACTTTAACGTTCCTTTGAAGGAAGAGAACGGTGAAGTTGTTGTCTCAAACGACAACCGTATCGTAGCTGCATTGCCAACTATTAAGTACGTTTTGGATAACGGCGGACGCGCTATCTTGTTCTCACACTTGGGACGTATCAAGAGTGAAGATGACAAGAAGGGCTTGTCAATGAAGCCTGTTGCACAACGTTTGGCTGACTTGTTGGGTCAACCTGTTACTTTTGTTCCTGCTACTGAAGGTAAGGAATTGGAAGACGCAATCGCTGGTTTGGAAGATGGTCAAGTTTTGATCTTCGAGAACACGCGTTTCGAAGACGTTGTTAACGGTGAAGAAGTTAAGCGTGAGTCAAAGAACGATCCTGAGCTTGGTAAGTACTGGGCTTCATTGGGTGACGTCTTTGTTAACGATGCCTTTGGTACGGCTCACCGTGCCCACGCTTCAAACGTTGGTATCGCTTCAAACATCGCACAAACTGCTGCTGGATTCTTGATGGAAAAGGAAATCAAGTTCTTGGGTGGTGCCGTTGAAAACCCAGAGCGTCCATTCGTTGCTATCATCGGTGGTGCTAAGGTTTCAGACAAGATCACGATTATCGAGAACTTGTTGAAGAAGGCTGACAAGGTTATCGTTGGTGGTGGAATGGCATTTACGTTCGACGCAGCTAACGGTAAGGCTATCGGTAACTCATTGTTTGAAGAAGACAAGGTTGCCTTGGCTAAGCAATTGATCGAAGAAGCTGGCGACAAGTTGGTATTGCCTGTTGACGCCGTAGCAGCTGACAAGTTTGCTAACGATGCTGACACGTACATTGCTGAAGATGGTATCAAGGACGGTTACATGGGCCTTGATGCTGGTCCTAAGTCAATCGAATTGTTCAAGTCAGTTTTGTCAGACGCAAAGACTGTTGTTTGGAACGGACCTATGGGTGTGTTCGAAATGCCTAACTTTGCCAAGGGAACTTTGGCTATCGGTGAAGAATTGGTTAAGGTAACTAAGGAGAACGGTGCAACGACTATCGTTGGTGGTGGTGACTCAACTGCCGCTGTTCAACAACTTGGTGTTGCTGACCAATTGAGCCACATCTCAACTGGTGGTGGTGCTTCATTGGAGTACTTGGAAGGTAAGACTTTGCCAGGTATCGCAGCTATTTCTGAAAAGTAA
- a CDS encoding DNA/RNA non-specific endonuclease: MGRKRQVSVAGVVIALGVFALQQTVLKDNNGTQVTKTNYAQSSVKSDAKVNYGSTSDEHPNESLASSVLTANVVKQLGTNSVRFNGNGAFILNNNKTDLNAKVSSAPYVQLAKQDSLGRAGAANALLTKASRQYQSRDQTGNSRQMEPVGWHQLSIGGNYKMLYNRGHSIGYALAGSVRGFDASEANPQNITAQTAWANQASNGNDSNTGQNYYETQVRRAQDNRKTVRYRVTPVYDGDNLVPSGSHLEAKSSDGSLEFNVFVPNVEPGVVIDYSTGYAKVAK; encoded by the coding sequence ATGGGACGTAAGCGACAAGTATCTGTAGCGGGTGTTGTAATTGCATTGGGTGTATTTGCTTTGCAACAAACCGTGCTAAAAGATAATAATGGCACACAAGTAACGAAGACAAATTATGCACAATCAAGTGTTAAGTCTGATGCGAAAGTTAATTATGGCAGCACGTCAGACGAGCACCCAAATGAATCATTAGCATCATCAGTTTTGACAGCTAACGTGGTGAAGCAATTGGGTACGAATAGCGTTCGCTTTAATGGTAATGGTGCCTTCATTCTTAACAACAATAAGACTGATTTGAATGCCAAGGTAAGTTCAGCGCCATATGTGCAACTTGCTAAGCAGGATTCTTTGGGTCGAGCTGGCGCTGCCAATGCGCTACTAACAAAGGCTAGCCGTCAATATCAATCACGTGATCAAACTGGTAATAGTCGCCAAATGGAACCAGTTGGCTGGCACCAGCTATCAATTGGTGGTAACTACAAGATGCTCTATAATCGTGGGCACTCAATCGGTTACGCTTTGGCTGGAAGTGTACGTGGTTTTGATGCTTCTGAGGCAAATCCACAAAACATCACAGCGCAAACGGCGTGGGCTAACCAAGCGTCAAATGGTAACGACAGCAACACTGGTCAAAACTACTACGAGACACAAGTGCGACGTGCGCAAGATAACCGCAAGACGGTGCGTTACCGTGTAACGCCAGTTTACGATGGGGATAACTTGGTACCATCTGGATCACACCTTGAAGCGAAGTCATCAGATGGCTCACTTGAGTTTAATGTGTTCGTTCCTAACGTAGAGCCAGGTGTTGTGATTGATTACAGCACAGGTTACGCGAAGGTAGCTAAGTAA
- the dltD gene encoding D-alanyl-lipoteichoic acid biosynthesis protein DltD, protein MLKRLGLIFGPVILAFALVVAVIELAPMSTNKHNFQDEQRAANALTPTVFKNQTLKQRALTDPKHRFVPFFGSSEWSRMDSLHPSVLAQAYDRSYRPFLLGQRGAQSLTQYFGMQQISQQMQGKQAVYVISPQWFVKQGEDSAAFKYYFSQAQALTWLQSAGDTPTDRYAAKRLLQMNVSSALTGYLKKIAKGEKLSDGDRNMIGLRLDFINHQDALFADFQLGNNYEKKILPKTKILPQPYNEQKLESLADKLAAKRTTNNTFGIDNAFYKQRVAKHVKALSGSQKSFDYTNSPEYGDFELSLQQFAKTKTNVLFVIPPVNEKWAKYTGLDMTMYQDAVAKIRYQLTSQGFTNIADFSQDGGKAHFMQDTIHLGWRGWLAMDKKVNHFLTTPSKTPTYDMNDQFFDDSWATAKNVAAFR, encoded by the coding sequence ATGCTTAAACGATTGGGACTAATTTTTGGTCCTGTCATCTTAGCTTTTGCACTTGTCGTTGCGGTGATTGAGTTGGCACCGATGTCAACCAACAAACACAATTTTCAAGATGAGCAGCGCGCTGCTAACGCCTTGACGCCAACGGTTTTTAAAAATCAAACGTTGAAGCAACGGGCCTTAACGGATCCAAAGCACCGCTTCGTGCCTTTCTTTGGTTCAAGTGAATGGAGCCGTATGGATTCTTTGCACCCATCAGTTTTGGCGCAAGCGTATGATCGTTCATACCGACCATTTTTGCTTGGTCAGCGTGGTGCACAGTCTTTGACGCAATACTTCGGTATGCAGCAAATTAGTCAGCAAATGCAAGGGAAGCAAGCCGTTTATGTGATTTCACCACAATGGTTTGTGAAGCAAGGTGAGGACTCGGCAGCGTTCAAGTATTACTTTAGTCAGGCCCAGGCATTGACCTGGTTGCAATCGGCTGGTGATACACCTACTGATCGCTATGCCGCAAAGCGTTTGCTACAAATGAATGTGTCGAGTGCTTTGACAGGTTATTTGAAGAAGATTGCCAAGGGTGAAAAGTTGTCTGATGGCGATCGAAACATGATTGGGCTACGACTAGATTTCATTAATCACCAAGACGCGTTGTTCGCAGACTTCCAATTGGGCAATAACTACGAAAAGAAGATTTTGCCTAAGACGAAGATTTTGCCACAACCTTATAATGAACAAAAGCTTGAATCATTAGCTGATAAGTTGGCGGCAAAGCGTACGACAAACAACACTTTTGGTATTGATAATGCGTTCTACAAGCAACGTGTTGCCAAGCACGTGAAGGCCTTGTCTGGCTCACAAAAGTCATTTGATTACACGAACTCACCTGAATATGGTGACTTCGAATTGTCATTGCAACAATTTGCTAAGACGAAGACAAATGTCTTGTTTGTGATTCCACCAGTTAATGAAAAGTGGGCTAAGTATACTGGACTTGATATGACTATGTATCAAGATGCTGTGGCTAAAATCCGCTATCAATTAACTTCACAAGGGTTCACTAATATTGCAGACTTCTCTCAAGATGGTGGCAAGGCGCACTTTATGCAAGATACCATTCACCTTGGTTGGCGTGGCTGGTTGGCCATGGACAAGAAAGTGAACCACTTCCTAACGACGCCAAGTAAGACGCCGACGTACGACATGAATGATCAATTCTTTGATGACTCATGGGCTACGGCGAAAAATGTCGCTGCTTTTAGATAA
- a CDS encoding DUF554 domain-containing protein, whose amino-acid sequence MPTGIIINALSVLAGGIVGVLFGNRISDKFKNEINMIFGVASMTMGVIAIAPTKNMAPVIFALILGTSLGLIFHVGQLVNRGAGFMQRQIARVIPMKSSMPEDEFMATLLTVIVLFTASGTGIYGSLVNGMTGDATILISKSILDFFTATIFAANLGFVVSVIAVPQFIFFFILFLLAGFIYPLTNPAMITDFKAVGGVLMLATGFRMIKVKMFPTADMIPSMIIVMPLSWLWMTYILPVLTH is encoded by the coding sequence ATGCCTACTGGTATTATTATTAATGCTTTGTCCGTTTTAGCGGGCGGTATCGTCGGTGTCCTTTTCGGTAACCGCATTTCTGATAAATTTAAAAATGAAATTAACATGATTTTCGGCGTCGCCTCAATGACAATGGGTGTCATTGCCATTGCGCCAACTAAGAACATGGCGCCAGTCATCTTTGCTTTGATTCTTGGGACATCACTTGGGTTGATTTTCCACGTTGGTCAACTGGTTAACCGTGGTGCTGGTTTTATGCAACGCCAAATTGCTCGCGTTATCCCAATGAAATCAAGTATGCCTGAAGATGAATTCATGGCAACCTTGTTGACGGTCATCGTCCTATTCACCGCCTCAGGAACTGGTATCTACGGTTCCTTGGTTAACGGTATGACTGGTGATGCGACAATTTTGATTTCTAAGTCAATTTTGGATTTCTTCACGGCAACTATTTTTGCAGCTAACCTTGGCTTTGTGGTTTCAGTAATCGCCGTACCACAATTTATTTTCTTCTTTATTCTATTCTTGCTAGCTGGGTTCATTTACCCACTGACGAACCCAGCCATGATTACAGACTTTAAGGCTGTCGGTGGTGTGCTGATGCTAGCCACTGGATTCCGTATGATTAAAGTTAAGATGTTTCCCACTGCAGATATGATTCCTTCAATGATCATCGTCATGCCACTTAGCTGGCTATGGATGACCTACATTCTACCTGTACTAACCCACTAA
- a CDS encoding ABC transporter ATP-binding protein: MRSYTSGGRGGGRGGMGRPVEKAVNFWPTVIRLFKYLRKDRAGVIFSLIIAAVSVVLSVRAPKVLGEATTVIFNDVTRSVKMHTGIHINMDKVFQILVFVSILYVLSAIFSITQQWIMTRIAQRTVYQLRQDFKVKMTKLPVSYYDTHQNGDIMSRVVNDMDNISGTLNQSLIQLVTSALTFVGVIYFMLTISWQLSLVAFATVPISLLIVRTIAPLSQRFFARQQASLGLLNDQVEETFAGHTVVKTFNQEKNVMVDFDAQNETYYKSAWKAQFVSTLIFPSMRFVNNLDYLAMAVIGGIKVASGSVSLGDVQAMLQYTNQFSQPITQIANLTNTIQATVASAERIFEVLDEPEMDSPEPVEPIETDDLVTFENVAFSYVPDQPLMTDYNMSVKRGEMVAIVGPTGAGKSTMINLLERFYDTTSGTIRLRGLDTKSMSRQSLRHHFAMVLQETWLFSGTIMDNLRYGRLDATDDFIYEAAKMAHADDFIKTLPDGYDTVLNEEATNISQGQRQLLTIARAFVADPEILILDEATSSVDTRTERMIQDAMARLMAGRTSFVVAHRLSTIRYADQILVMEHGNIVERGKHDDLLAANGAYAKLYNSQFAENVGLTSC, from the coding sequence ATGCGTAGTTATACTAGTGGCGGTCGCGGTGGTGGCCGTGGCGGCATGGGACGCCCCGTCGAAAAAGCAGTCAATTTCTGGCCAACAGTCATTCGCCTGTTTAAGTACTTGCGTAAGGATCGTGCCGGCGTTATCTTTTCGTTAATTATTGCAGCGGTATCAGTTGTGTTGTCAGTTCGTGCGCCAAAGGTTTTGGGTGAAGCGACAACGGTTATCTTTAATGACGTGACACGCTCAGTGAAAATGCATACAGGCATTCACATTAACATGGATAAGGTTTTCCAAATCTTGGTGTTCGTGTCGATTTTGTATGTCTTGAGTGCGATTTTCTCAATCACGCAGCAATGGATTATGACTCGAATTGCGCAACGTACGGTCTATCAATTACGTCAAGACTTCAAAGTGAAAATGACGAAGTTGCCGGTGTCGTATTATGATACCCACCAAAATGGGGACATTATGTCGCGTGTTGTTAATGACATGGATAATATCTCAGGAACGCTAAATCAGTCACTGATTCAGCTGGTGACATCAGCTTTGACATTCGTCGGCGTTATCTACTTCATGCTGACAATTAGCTGGCAATTATCATTGGTCGCATTTGCGACAGTGCCAATTTCCTTGTTAATCGTGCGAACAATTGCGCCGTTGTCACAGCGTTTCTTTGCCCGCCAGCAGGCGTCACTTGGTTTGTTGAATGACCAAGTTGAAGAAACGTTTGCCGGGCACACGGTGGTGAAGACGTTTAACCAAGAAAAGAACGTCATGGTTGATTTTGATGCACAAAACGAAACGTATTATAAGTCGGCCTGGAAAGCGCAGTTCGTTTCGACGTTGATTTTCCCTTCGATGCGTTTCGTCAATAATTTGGATTACCTTGCGATGGCTGTAATTGGTGGCATTAAGGTGGCGTCAGGTTCAGTCAGCTTGGGTGATGTCCAGGCGATGTTGCAGTACACGAATCAGTTTAGTCAACCAATCACTCAGATTGCTAACTTAACGAATACCATTCAGGCAACAGTGGCATCAGCTGAACGTATTTTTGAAGTGCTGGATGAGCCTGAGATGGACAGCCCAGAGCCAGTTGAACCAATTGAAACAGATGATTTGGTGACGTTTGAAAATGTGGCCTTTAGTTATGTACCTGATCAGCCATTGATGACCGATTATAATATGTCGGTGAAGCGGGGGGAAATGGTCGCAATTGTTGGTCCAACTGGGGCGGGTAAGTCAACGATGATTAACCTGTTGGAACGTTTTTATGACACGACGTCAGGGACAATTCGTCTGCGTGGCTTAGACACGAAGTCGATGAGTCGCCAATCCTTGCGTCATCACTTTGCGATGGTGCTCCAGGAAACGTGGTTGTTCTCGGGAACGATTATGGATAATTTGCGTTATGGTCGTTTGGATGCGACGGATGACTTCATCTACGAAGCAGCCAAGATGGCCCACGCGGATGACTTCATTAAGACGTTACCAGATGGCTATGATACGGTACTAAACGAGGAAGCAACGAATATTTCGCAAGGGCAGCGTCAATTGCTAACGATTGCCCGTGCCTTTGTGGCTGATCCGGAAATTTTGATTCTGGACGAAGCGACGAGTTCAGTTGATACGCGTACGGAACGGATGATTCAAGACGCGATGGCACGTTTGATGGCCGGTCGTACCAGTTTCGTTGTGGCTCACCGTTTATCAACGATTCGTTATGCCGACCAGATTTTAGTAATGGAACACGGTAATATCGTTGAACGTGGTAAGCATGATGACTTGTTGGCTGCAAATGGCGCTTATGCAAAGTTGTATAATTCGCAATTTGCTGAAAATGTTGGCTTAACATCATGTTAA
- a CDS encoding LysR family transcriptional regulator: MDIHKFEVFLDLAKTLSYTETAERLFTTQGNISKQILALEKELDTKLFERSHRTIKLTEAGGITAIYAAKIMSEYDAMLRTLNQHAAESENTLTILAIPSVSNYRGFELIAAFHHKHPEISLHLSEVDHGVITQSLDNGKADVVFGRDFGDINEKYETIVTDKDQFVCVVPKDHPLADAAQVKIGDLQDEEFLLLGRETTIYNRVMAMARTAGFEPKVAYEGQRIDIILNMIANGMGVSIMMEKSVDMSANPDIIKRPINLNDVSQLAFMRKNTAQHSKASELFWEFVGQNK; this comes from the coding sequence ATGGATATCCATAAGTTTGAGGTATTTTTAGATTTGGCGAAAACGCTAAGCTATACCGAGACCGCCGAACGTTTATTCACGACGCAAGGTAACATCTCAAAACAAATCTTAGCGCTAGAAAAGGAATTGGATACGAAGCTGTTTGAGCGTAGCCACCGAACCATCAAATTAACTGAGGCCGGGGGTATTACTGCTATTTATGCAGCCAAAATTATGTCCGAATATGATGCGATGTTGCGTACACTTAATCAGCACGCAGCGGAATCTGAAAATACGCTGACGATCCTTGCGATTCCATCAGTTTCCAACTATCGCGGGTTTGAGTTGATTGCTGCATTCCATCATAAGCATCCGGAAATTTCATTGCACCTATCTGAAGTTGATCACGGCGTTATTACTCAGTCGTTGGACAATGGTAAAGCGGATGTAGTGTTTGGTCGTGACTTCGGGGACATCAATGAGAAGTACGAAACAATCGTGACAGATAAGGATCAGTTTGTTTGCGTTGTACCAAAAGACCATCCATTGGCTGACGCGGCGCAGGTGAAAATTGGCGATTTGCAAGATGAAGAATTCTTATTGCTCGGGCGTGAAACAACGATTTATAACCGTGTGATGGCAATGGCCCGTACCGCTGGCTTCGAGCCAAAAGTGGCCTATGAAGGGCAACGTATCGATATCATCTTAAATATGATTGCTAACGGGATGGGTGTCTCAATCATGATGGAAAAGAGCGTTGATATGTCGGCTAACCCAGATATCATTAAGCGTCCGATTAACCTCAATGATGTGAGTCAATTGGCCTTTATGCGTAAGAATACAGCCCAACATTCTAAGGCAAGTGAGCTCTTTTGGGAGTTCGTCGGTCAAAATAAGTAA
- the cls gene encoding cardiolipin synthase, which translates to MIEHWINTALIVLLIANTLGAIVTVFRDRNRDITTVWAWMLVLLLFPVFGFAFYFFFGRKLSNKRIFDIRTQRVMGIDRIAKKQKKQMAHIATADYQEEQTFVRLFLNNEQAIFTNENHVSVITDGKDKFAQLFADIEQAKHHVNVEYYTIYDDEIGNQLVDLLTKKAAEGVRVRVIYDMWGSGGRHKKMFKRLHEAGGQIETFLIHDWQPFSFRVNNHNHRKLVIIDGNIGYIGGFNVGDQYLGKKKKFGYWRDTHLRVEGDAVLAMQSRFFMDWNATTTEEKLQFSDDYFPDSTQAGDVAMQIVSSGPESDSKQIYQGYLHMIAIARESITIQSPYFIPNQAIMDVLSVAARSGVKVRIMIPSMPDHPFVYRATEYYARAMVRAGAEVYTYDKGFLHAKTLVIDDKIVSVGSANMDIRSFALNFEVNAFMYSRRLAAEMNQIFEKDLRVSTRLTRQYFDNQSGWRKFKQMFSRLLTPIL; encoded by the coding sequence ATGATTGAACATTGGATAAATACTGCGCTAATCGTCTTGTTAATCGCGAATACGTTAGGAGCGATTGTCACGGTTTTCCGTGATCGAAACCGTGATATTACGACGGTTTGGGCTTGGATGCTGGTGCTGTTATTGTTCCCAGTTTTTGGTTTTGCGTTCTATTTCTTCTTTGGGCGTAAGCTATCAAATAAGCGTATTTTTGACATTCGAACGCAACGTGTCATGGGTATTGACCGCATTGCGAAGAAGCAAAAGAAGCAAATGGCACACATTGCCACAGCCGATTATCAAGAGGAACAAACGTTTGTTCGTTTGTTCTTGAATAATGAGCAAGCGATTTTTACAAATGAAAATCATGTCTCAGTTATCACGGATGGTAAAGACAAATTTGCGCAATTGTTTGCGGATATCGAACAGGCCAAGCATCACGTGAATGTTGAGTACTATACGATTTATGATGATGAAATCGGAAATCAACTAGTTGATTTGTTGACGAAGAAAGCAGCTGAAGGTGTGCGTGTTCGTGTCATTTATGACATGTGGGGGTCAGGTGGTCGCCACAAGAAGATGTTCAAGCGCTTGCATGAAGCTGGTGGCCAAATTGAAACATTTTTGATTCATGATTGGCAGCCATTTTCATTCCGCGTGAACAATCACAATCACCGCAAGCTAGTGATTATCGACGGTAATATCGGTTATATTGGTGGCTTTAACGTGGGTGACCAATATCTGGGCAAGAAAAAGAAGTTCGGTTACTGGCGTGATACGCATTTGCGTGTTGAAGGTGACGCAGTATTGGCAATGCAAAGTCGCTTCTTCATGGATTGGAATGCAACTACAACGGAAGAAAAGTTGCAGTTTAGTGATGATTATTTCCCAGACAGTACGCAAGCTGGGGATGTGGCGATGCAGATTGTATCATCAGGACCAGAGTCGGATTCAAAACAAATTTATCAAGGGTACTTGCATATGATTGCGATTGCCCGTGAAAGTATCACGATTCAATCGCCATACTTTATTCCGAACCAAGCGATTATGGATGTGCTATCTGTGGCCGCTCGTTCAGGGGTGAAGGTACGCATCATGATTCCAAGTATGCCGGATCACCCGTTTGTCTATCGTGCGACGGAATACTATGCGCGTGCGATGGTTCGAGCGGGCGCTGAAGTTTATACGTATGACAAGGGATTCTTGCACGCTAAGACATTGGTGATTGACGATAAGATTGTTTCGGTCGGTAGTGCCAACATGGATATTCGTTCATTCGCTTTGAACTTTGAGGTGAATGCCTTTATGTACAGCCGTCGATTGGCTGCGGAAATGAATCAGATTTTTGAAAAGGATTTGCGGGTTTCAACGCGTTTGACCCGTCAATACTTCGATAACCAATCAGGATGGCGTAAGTTTAAGCAAATGTTCTCACGTTTGCTGACGCCAATTTTGTAA